In a genomic window of Tissierella sp. Yu-01:
- the floA gene encoding flotillin-like protein FloA (flotillin-like protein involved in membrane lipid rafts), translating into MELFITGGIAILIIILLILFFTFIPVGLWITAFFSGVRVGILTLVGMRLRRVIPSRIVNPMIKATKAGLDINIDELEAHYLAGGNVNTLVDALIAAQRANIPLIFERAAAIDLAGRNVLEAVQVSVNPKVIETPKISAVAKDGIEVIAKARVTVRANIERLVGGAGEETIIARVGEGIVTTVGSSESHSDVLENPDSISRTVLNKGLDSGTAFEILSIDIADVDVGRNIGAKLQMEQADADKKIAQAKAEERRAMAVAKEQEMVADVQAMRAKVVEAESQVPLALAAALKEGKMGVMDYYNMRNILADTDMRTSISKMTDDNKPQ; encoded by the coding sequence ATGGAATTGTTTATTACAGGTGGAATAGCAATATTAATAATTATACTATTAATACTATTCTTCACATTTATTCCTGTAGGATTATGGATAACTGCATTTTTCTCAGGAGTTAGGGTTGGGATATTAACATTAGTAGGAATGAGACTAAGAAGGGTAATACCTAGTAGAATAGTTAATCCTATGATTAAAGCCACAAAAGCAGGGTTGGATATCAATATTGATGAACTTGAGGCTCACTATTTAGCAGGTGGAAATGTAAATACTCTAGTAGATGCGCTAATTGCAGCTCAAAGAGCTAATATCCCACTTATATTTGAAAGAGCAGCAGCAATAGATTTAGCTGGAAGAAACGTATTGGAAGCTGTACAAGTAAGTGTAAATCCTAAGGTAATTGAAACACCTAAAATTTCAGCAGTAGCAAAGGACGGTATAGAAGTAATAGCAAAAGCTAGAGTTACAGTTAGGGCTAATATTGAGAGATTAGTAGGTGGAGCTGGAGAAGAAACAATCATTGCTAGAGTTGGAGAAGGAATCGTTACTACAGTAGGTAGTAGTGAATCTCATTCGGATGTACTAGAAAATCCTGATAGTATTTCAAGAACAGTTCTTAATAAAGGATTAGACTCCGGCACTGCTTTTGAAATTTTGTCAATTGATATAGCAGATGTTGATGTTGGTAGAAATATTGGAGCTAAGTTACAAATGGAACAGGCAGATGCTGATAAGAAGATTGCCCAAGCAAAAGCTGAGGAAAGAAGAGCAATGGCTGTAGCTAAGGAACAGGAAATGGTAGCTGATGTTCAAGCTATGCGTGCTAAGGTAGTAGAAGCAGAATCTCAGGTTCCATTAGCTTTAGCGGCTGCATTAAAAGAAGGTAAAATGGGTGTTATGGATTACTATAATATGAGAAATATTTTAGCTGACACTGATATGCGAACTTCCATATCAAAGATGACTGATGACAATAAACCGCAATAG
- the yqfC gene encoding sporulation protein YqfC produces the protein MMKKNIENIKTNLSEALELPIDIALDLPRITIIGNVEVRIFNHKGIIEYDSQMIRINSRIGIIKVIGNELEIKNILSEEILVVGNIEKVEILS, from the coding sequence ATGATGAAAAAAAATATTGAAAATATTAAGACCAATCTATCAGAGGCACTGGAATTACCAATTGATATAGCTTTAGACTTACCAAGAATCACAATTATAGGTAATGTTGAAGTAAGGATATTTAATCATAAAGGAATTATCGAATACGATAGTCAAATGATTAGGATTAATTCAAGAATAGGGATTATCAAGGTAATAGGAAATGAACTGGAAATAAAGAATATTCTTTCAGAAGAAATATTGGTAGTTGGAAATATTGAAAAAGTAGAAATATTGAGCTAG